From Daucus carota subsp. sativus chromosome 6, DH1 v3.0, whole genome shotgun sequence, the proteins below share one genomic window:
- the LOC108225089 gene encoding cysteine protease RD19A: MSHKLSLFFLISLLIATLVPAHTLIRQVVVDSDDDVHHHFSHFKNKFGKSYGSKEEHGYRFSVFKANLRRAELHQEADPTAVHGVTQFSDMTPDEFAEKHLGLRPLQFPKDATKAPILPTQDLPASFDWRDHGAVTPVKNQGSCGSCWSFSTTGALEGANFLATGKLETLSEQQLIDCDHECDPEEPSSCDAGCNGGLMNTAFEYTLKTGGLMREEDYPYTGTDKGACKLDKSKIVASVHNFSVVSLDEDQIAANLVQNGPLAVAINAVYMQTYIGGVSCPFVCSKNLDHGVLLVGYGESGFSPIRMKQKPYWIIKNSWGETWGEQGYYKICKGPNVCGVDSMVSTVVAAHTTPH, encoded by the exons ATGTCTCACAAACTCTCTCTCTTCTTTCTCATCTCTCTCCTCATCGCAACGCTGGTTCCAGCCCACACTCTGATCCGTCAAGTTGTGGTGGACAGCGACGACGACGTGCATCATCACTTTTCCCACTTCAAAAACAAGTTCGGCAAGTCATATGGATCCAAGGAGGAGCATGGCTATAGATTTTCGGTGTTTAAGGCGAATTTGAGGCGTGCGGAGCTTCACCAGGAAGCTGATCCCACTGCTGTGCATGGGGTGACACAGTTCTCGGATATGACTCCGGATGAGTTTGCAGAGAAGCATTTAGGGTTGAGGCCTCTTCAGTTTCCCAAAGATGCTACCAAGGCTCCTATACTTCCTACTCAGGATCTTCCTGCTAGTTTTGATTGGAGAGACCATGGGGCCGTTACCCCTGTCAAAAATCAG GGTTCATGCGGATCATGCTGGTCGTTCAGTACAACAGGAGCCTTGGAAGGTGCCAATTTCCTTGCAACTGGCAAACTTGAGACCTTGAGTGAGCAGCAGCTTATTGATTGTGATCATGAG TGTGATCCAGAAGAACCCTCATCATGTGACGCAGGGTGCAATGGAGGCCTGATGAATACCGCTTTTGAGTACACACTGAAAACAGGTGGACTTATGCGAGAAGAGGACTATCCTTACACTGGCACTGACAAGGGAGCCTGCAAACTCGACAAAAGCAAGATTGTGGCATCTGTTCACAACTTCAGTGTTGTCTCCCTTGACGAAGACCAGATTGCTGCAAATCTTGTCCAAAATGGTCCTCTTGCTG TGGCTATAAATGCCGTCTACATGCAGACGTATATTGGGGGAGTTTCATGCCCATTTGTATGCTCAAAGAATTTGGACCATGGTGTACTATTGGTTGGCTATGGTGAGTCAGGATTTTCTCCCATCCGAATGAAGCAAAAGCCTTACTGGATCATAAAGAACTCCTGGGGTGAAACTTGGGGAGAACAAGGATACTACAAGATTTGCAAGGGTCCTAATGTTTGTGGAGTGGATTCCATGGTTTCGACTGTTGTTGCAGCTCATACTACGCCGCACTAA
- the LOC108225348 gene encoding E3 ubiquitin-protein ligase RSL1: MGNTQQRATESPENPQDDDGSAMTCEICIEPICLPNKKFKNQEKCAHPYCVECIVKYIQVKIDDRVCLIKCPAVNCEHFLDPLACRLVIGHHLFDKWCDLLCEFAVLGFDRCYCPNRDCSVLIVNECGGSVKQSKCPKCKKLFCFSCKIAWHAGYRCEEGRELRDRNDVAFGVLAERKKWKRCPVCHHFVELISGCSIVKCRCGTDFCYSCGKKVNRHWCSCQRYYSRNVFCVFVLILILLFLIGMFCFSAANTTTSHW; the protein is encoded by the exons ATGGGAAATACACAGCAGAGAGCCACCGAAAGCCCGGAAAATCCCCAAGACGATGATGGGTCAGCCATGACTTGTGAAATCTGTATTGAACCCATTTGTTTACCCAACAAAAAGTTCAAGAATCAAGAGAAGTGTGCTCACCCATATTGTGTAGAGTGTATAGTGAAGTATATTCAAGTGAAAATTGATGATAGGGTGTGTTTAATCAAGTGCCCAGCTGTGAATTGTGAGCACTTTCTGGACCCTCTTGCTTGTAGACTAGTTATTGGGCATCACCTGTTTGATAAATGGTGTGACTTGCTTTGTGAATTTGCTGTTTTGGGGTTTGATAGGTGTTATTGTCCTAATAGGGATTGTTCTGTTTTGATTGTGAATGAGTGTGGTGGGTCTGTGAAGCAAAGTAAGTGTCCCAAGTGCAAGAAGTTGTTTTGCTTTTCGTGTAAAATTGCGTGGCATGCTGGGTATAGGTGTGAAGAGGGTAGGGAGTTGAGGGATAGGAATGATGTTGCTTTTGGCGTGCTTGCGGAGAGAAAGAAGTGGAAGAGGTGTCCAGTTTGTCACCATTTTGTTGAGCTGATCTCGGGTTGTTCCATTGTTAAATGCAG ATGCGGCACTGACTTTTGTTACAGCTGCGGGAAAAAAGTTAATAGACATTGGTGTAGTTGCCAGAGATACTATAGCCGCAATGTTTTCTGCGTGTTTGTTCTGATACTAATACTATTGTTCTTAATCGGTATGTTCTGCTTCTCGGCAGCTAATACCACTACATCTCATTG GTAA